The Harpia harpyja isolate bHarHar1 chromosome 10, bHarHar1 primary haplotype, whole genome shotgun sequence genome includes a region encoding these proteins:
- the LRIT2 gene encoding leucine-rich repeat, immunoglobulin-like domain and transmembrane domain-containing protein 2: MDPICHIFLLLLAFHKINPSVSSCVTGCSCSQDSFGRSLLCMSALLRQIPANIPQDIRKIRIENSHLTELPRGSFENVSALEYLWLNFNNITVMHIKSLEYLPALKELRLQGNKLSSVPWTAFQDTPALKILDLKHNRLDVLPEHALRYLPNLTYLDLSSNQLTVISRDVFYSWPVYQRSQRVEGQIEAISNAVLALHDNPWICDCRLRGFVQFIKSVGPPIILMNSYLTCSSPKFRAGKFFHEVELNSCMKPLTSALDTNLTVPVGLNVTLTCFVQASPYPAVWWTYALKLLRAFNVSTEPISEETIRSELLIPAARPADAGNYTCTAANFLGNTSVAITLRVGSPWVSTTPPGWAPVPPAEPGAHVEVRIAKQTVYGITLEWFAAAAAAADPGETWYTLLVGRYDAAQKDAIYIGPGVNSYSVTDLLPATKYEVCVAVRNQAPRKGQCVVFVTGSDVSQLEQREKLIHIVVIVCAMVLAVPAGMYACTAEARPGCLARCPGACPRRCHGGQAQAAGSKESTLDSLPAGSEDGLCRPEGGRGARRPPAREEPGKTRPPHRNSADLY, translated from the exons ATGGACCctatttgtcatatttttcttcttcttctggcCTTCCACAAGATAAACCCATCTGTTTCATCTTGTGTCACAGGATGCTCTTGTTCTCAAGACAGCTTTGGAAG GAGTTTGCTCTGCATGTCTGCACTGCTGAGACAGATCCCAGCAAACATCCCTCAGGACATCCGGAAAATTAGAATAGAAAATTCTCACCTAACAGAATTGCCTCGTGGGTCTTTTGAGAATGTTAGTGCCTTGGAGTATCTCTGGCTCAATTTTAACAACATCACGGTGATGCACATCAAGAGCCTGGAATATCTGCCAGCTCTGAAGGAGCTGCGCTTGCAAGGGAACAAATTAAGTTCAGTGCCATGGACAGCATTTCAAGACACCCCGGCTCTGAAAATCCTGGATCTGAAGCACAACCGGCTGGATGTCCTTCCAGAACACGCGCTCCGCTATCTGCCCAACCTGACCTATTTAGATCTATCCTCAAATCAGCTTACTGTCATATCCAGGGATGTCTTCTACAGCTGGCCCGTCTACCAGAGAAGCCAGAGGGTGGAGGGGCAGATAGAAGCTATTTCCAATGCTGTCCTGGCCCTTCATGACAACCCCTGGATTTGCGACTGTCGCCTGCGGGGATTTGTCCAGTTTATCAAGTCGGTTGGCCCACCTATTATTCTGATGAATTCCTATTTAACTTGCTCAAGCCCAAAATTCAGGGCAGGGAAGTTTTTTCATGAAGTGGAGCTCAACAGCTGCATGAAGCCCCTGACCTCAGCCCTTGACACCAACCTGACAGTCCCGGTGGGGCTGAACGTCACTCTGACCTGCTTTGTGCAAGCCAGCCCTTACCCAGCTGTCTGGTGGACCTATGCGCTCAAACTTTTAAGGGCATTTAATg TGTCCACCGAGCCCATCAGCGAGGAGACCATCCGCTCAGAGCTGCTGATCCCAGCCGCACGGCCAGCGGACGCTGGCAACTACACCTGCACGGCGGCCAACTTCTTGGGCAACACCTCGGTGGCCATCACCCTCCGTGTGGGGTCCCCGTGGGTGTCCACCACGCCCCCGGGCTGGGCCCCCGTTCCCCCTGCTGAGCCAGGCGCCCACGTAGAAGTGCGCATCGCCAAGCAGACCGTCTATGGCATCACCCTGGAGTGGTttgcagcggcagcggcagcggcggacCCGGGGGAGACCTGGTACACCCTCCTGGTGGGCCGCTACGATGCCGCCCAGAAGGATGCCATCTACATCGGTCCTGGCGTCAACAGCTACTCGGTGACCGACCTGCTGCCCGCCACCAAGTACGAGGTCTGCGTGGCCGTGCGCAACCAGGCGCCCCGCAAGGGCCAGTGCGTCGTCTTCGTCACGGGCAGCGACGTCAGCCAGCTGGAGCAGCGCGAGAAGCTCATCCACATCGTGGTCATCGTCTGCGCCATGGTGCTGGCCGTGCCCGCCGGCATGTACGCCTGCACTGCTGAGGCCCGCCCTGGCTGCCTGGCTCGCTGCCCCGGCGCCTGCCCCCGCCGCTGCCATGGGGGCCAGGCgcaggctgctggcagcaagGAGAGCACGCTGGACAGCCTGCCCGCCGGCAGCGAGGACGGGCTTTGCCGCCCCGAGGGCGGCCGTGGCGCccggcggcccccggcccgcGAGGAGCCTGGCAAGACCCGGCCGCCCCACAGGAACAGCGCCGACCTCTACTAG